GCTGGACCATCCTCATCCCCCTGGCCATCTTCAACATCATGCTGACGGGCGGCCTGATTACGTTCGGCGTGATTAAATAACGACCATGGAATCCTTAAGCAAACGCGCCAAAGTTCTCGAAAAGAAGCCCATGACTTTTGCCGAGCGGGCCTACCTGCCGGCCATTTTTCAGGGCCTGACCATCACGATGCGGCACTTTTTCCGGGCCGCGACCAAGAAGCAGGTTACCGTCCGCTACCCCGACGAGACCCGCCCCTTCTCCCCCGTGTTCCGCGGCCTGCACGTGCTCAAGCGCGACGAAGCCGGCCGGGAGCGCTGCACCGCCTGCGGTCTCTGCGCCGTGGCCTGCCCCGCCGAAGCCATTACGATGGTGGCCGGCGAGCGCAAGAAGGGCGAGGAAAACCTCTACCGCGAGGAGAAGTACGCCGTGAGCTACGAAATCAACATGCTGCGTTGCATCTTCTGCGGCCTGTGCGAAGAAGCCTGCCCGAAAGCCGCCGTGTACCTGCAAGCCGACAAAATGGCCCCGCCGCGCTTCGAACGCGACGAGTTCATTTATGGCAAAGACCGGCTGGTGGAGCCCGTGACGCCGGACAACCGCTCGAAACGCGGCATCCAGCTCACGCCGGAGCAGGCCGACAAGCTGCGGGCTCAAATGCAGACGGTTTAAAGAGCTGTCATGCAGAGCGCAGCGAAGCATCTCGCTCGCTTTGCTGAACAAATTGAGTTACCATTGCACGCGAGATGCTTCGCTGCGCTCTGCATGACGTTGTTTTGGCGTGGTGCTCTAACCCGTTGTTATGTCCCCTCTCTTCCTCTTTCTCTCGTTCGTGGCCCTGCTGAGTGCACTGGGCGTGGTGCTGGCCAAAAACCCAGTGCACAGCGTCCTGTTCCTCATCCTCACGTTCTTCACGCTCTCCGGTCACTACCTGTTGCTGAACGCGCAGTTTCTGGCCGCGGTGAACATCATTGTGTACGCCGGCGCCATCATGGTGCTGTTCCTGTTCGTGATTATGTTCCTGAACCTGAACGAGGACACGGAGCCCCATAAGCCCGCCCTGGCTAAAATTGCGGCCACCATTGCCGGCGGCTCGTTGCTGCTGATTCTGGTAGCGGCCCTGCGCAACGTGAACCCTGCGGGTTACGACCCGACTAGCTTCGACTCGCAGATTGGCATGGTGGACCGGTTGGGTTTGGTGCTGTTTCAGCAGTACGCACTGCCGTTTGAGCTGGCTTCCATCCTGCTGCTGGCGGCCATGGTGGGCTCGGTGATGCTGGGC
This DNA window, taken from Hymenobacter sp. 5317J-9, encodes the following:
- a CDS encoding NADH-quinone oxidoreductase subunit I, translated to MESLSKRAKVLEKKPMTFAERAYLPAIFQGLTITMRHFFRAATKKQVTVRYPDETRPFSPVFRGLHVLKRDEAGRERCTACGLCAVACPAEAITMVAGERKKGEENLYREEKYAVSYEINMLRCIFCGLCEEACPKAAVYLQADKMAPPRFERDEFIYGKDRLVEPVTPDNRSKRGIQLTPEQADKLRAQMQTV
- a CDS encoding NADH-quinone oxidoreductase subunit J: MSPLFLFLSFVALLSALGVVLAKNPVHSVLFLILTFFTLSGHYLLLNAQFLAAVNIIVYAGAIMVLFLFVIMFLNLNEDTEPHKPALAKIAATIAGGSLLLILVAALRNVNPAGYDPTSFDSQIGMVDRLGLVLFQQYALPFELASILLLAAMVGSVMLGKRETGERNF